A region from the Lycium barbarum isolate Lr01 chromosome 8, ASM1917538v2, whole genome shotgun sequence genome encodes:
- the LOC132606157 gene encoding ACT domain-containing protein ACR2: protein MNPVCSPYFDPDYDSLAERINGPKCRVTLDNESLENCTVVKIDSVNKQGLLLEVVQVLTDMNLIILKGYISSDAGWFMDVFHVKDELGNKVTNQRVINYIQQAIGANREGIEKSKTGSRKFFKCESPPEPTAIEMTGRDRPGLFSEISAALADLHCNVVEAHAWSHNARLACVVYISEESTDTPIDHTRLTAIEDHLTTVLRATTARSTNEDNMKQQEVKTAYGLNPEGEGTVTDVERRLHQLMLSVRDFESPSNPPISSSPGLMGSPRLIDSTHDKEEKMLSVRIENCHEKGYSIVSIQCKDRKRLMFDTVCTLTDMQYVIFHASVDSRGGYAFQEYFIRHVDGYAMSTESEKERVIKCLEAAIERRVCEGIRLELCANNRVGLLSDITRVLRENGLAVVRADIATEGGRARNIFYLRDISGNNIDMKFVKSMKTEMGEIDVAVNNETTTTATTTTKTSMTRGSSFRSLGDLMKSQFEKLSHNFVAI from the exons ATGAACCCAGTTTGTTCGCCATATTTTGATCCTGATTATGATAGCCTAGCTGAGAGGATAAATGGCCCAAA ATGCCGAGTTACTCTTGACAATGAGAGTCTAGAGAATTGTACAGTAGTGAAG ATTGATAGTGTAAATAAGCAAGGTCTCCTGTTAGAAGTGGTCCAAGTGCTAACAGATATGAATCTCATTATATTGAAAGGCTATATATCTTCAGATGCTGGATGGTTCATGGATG TCTTTCATGTCAAAGATGAGCTCGGTAACAAAGTTACCAATCAGAGAGTTATCAACTATATTCAGCAG GCCATTGGTGCAAATAGGGAGGGAATAGAGAAATCAAAGACAGGAAGTAGAAAATTTTTCAAATGTGAATCTCCACCAGAGCCTACAGCAATTGAAATGACTGGAAGAGACAGGCCAGGACTATTTTCAGAGATATCAGCTGCCTTAGCTGATCTCCATTGCAACGTTGTGGAAGCACATGCATGGAGCCATAATGCACGTTTAGCTTGCGTTGTTTACATTTCAGAGGAGTCTACTGACACACCTATCGACCACACTCGCTTGACAGCTATCGAAGATCATCTCACCACAGTGCTCCGAGCAACTACTGCTCGGAGCACAAACGAAGATAATATGAAACAACAAGAAGTGAAAACCGCTTATGGACTTAATCCAGAAGGAGAAGGCACGGTGACCGATGTGGAACGTAGACTACATCAGCTTATGCTATCTGTTCGTGATTTTGAAAGCCCTTCAAACCCGCCTATAAGTAGTTCTCCCGGATTAATGGGGTCTCCAAGATTAATTGACAGCACTCATGATAAGGAAGAGAAAATGTTGAGTGTGCGTATTGAGAATTGTCATGAGAAGGGATATTCAATAGTTTCTATTCAGTGCAAGGATCGCAAGAGGCTCATGTTTGATACTGTTTGCACTCTTACAGATATGCAGTATGTCATCTTCCATGCTTCCGTTGATTCCCGTGGGGGTTATGCATTTCAG GaatatttcataaggcatgttgATGGATATGCAATGAGCACAGAGAGTGAGAAAGAAAGAGTGATAAAATGCTTGGAAGCTGCCATTGAACGAAGAGTTTGTGAG GGAATTCGATTAGAACTATGCGCCAATAATAGAGTAGGATTGCTCTCTGACATTACTCGGGTTCTTAGAGAGAATGGTCTAGCGGTTGTTAGAGCAGATATAGCAACTGAGGGAGGGAGAGCAAGAAATATATTCTACTTAAGAGACATTTCTGGTAATAATATAGACATGAAATTTGTCAAGTCCATGAAGACCGAGATGGGCGAAATTGATGTTGCTGTGAATAACGAGACAACCACAaccgcaacaacaacaaccaaaacctCCATGACACGTGGAAGTTCTTTTCGGTCTCTTGGAGATTTAATGAAATCTCAGTTCGAAAAACTCTCCCACAACTTCGTTGCGATCTAG